The sequence below is a genomic window from Cedecea neteri.
TGCGGCTGAGCGCGCCGTAAAGCGTAGTCATTCCTCCGGCAAGATCGGCTTTGACATCAGGCTGATGAACGTCCAGCTCGTGCTGCGGCGTCAGGTAATACCCGGCTTCGGTGACGGTAAAGGCAATCACGCGGGTCGAAGCTTTGGCGCCCTCTTCAACCAGAGCACCGATCTCTTTATCCCACGGCAGCACTTTGCCGATAGAGGCGATCTTTTCGTAGGCACGCTCGCCTTCCGGCGTGACGGTTTCCAGCACATATTCACCGCGCTGTGCCGCCAGTTGATTCAGCAGCTCACCGGCATCATTACGGATATTGCCCAGCGAAATACTCCAGCCGTCATCGCCCTGCTTGCGCAGCTGATTGAGATACCACGCCTGATGGGCACGGTGGAAAGAGCCTGCGCCAATATGCATCCATACCGATTTCGTCGTCATGATTCACCTCAGTTTTAAGCATTTGTCATTTTTAAGGGCATTTGCCCGTTTGTTATAGTCTAGTTGCGGCAGGCGCCGTCTTTCTGAGATCAAACTCACACAGACAACATTTGCCCATAAAAATGACTTTTGCCCAATTACCAACAAAGCACGCACGGAGTAGAATGCACATCAAAGAGTCATAAGGTGTCGCCATGAGCAGAGAAGAGAAAAAACAAGAACAAGCCGCGCGCGTTGCCTGGATGTATTACGTAGCGGGTATGACACAACAGGATATCGCCCGTGAACTGGGGATTTCCCGTCAGGTCGCCCAGCGGCTGGTTTCTTCCGCGCGCGAGCAGGGTATGGTGACGGTCAAAATTGCCCATCCGGTTGCCCGCTGTCTGAAGCTGGCACAGCAGGTTCGGGAACGTTTCGGCCTGGAAATCTGCCGCGTAGTGCCCTCGGAAGGGCTGGATGACGAAGCCATCCAGCAGATGCTGGCGGTGGAAGGTGCCGAAGTCATGTCGCAGTTTATCGCCGACGAGCAGCCGCAGGTTTTCGGCATTGGCTCCGGCAAAACGCTGCGCTCAATCATCGACGTCCTGCCGTGGGTCGAACGTCCGCAGCACCACTGCGTATCCATGATTGGGGCGATTGCGCGGGATGACTCAGGTACCCGCTATGACATGCCGCTAAAAATGGCGGAAAAAATGCAGGGAAAATACTTTTTTATCCCGGCCCCGCTGTATGCCGATAATGAAGAAGATCGCGACATGTGGTGTCGCCACAAGATTTACCAGCGCGTGACCGACCGGGCGCTGGCGGCCAATGTTGCGTTCCTCGGTGTTGGCGAGGTGGACATTGGCTGCCCGCTGAATGCCGAAGGATTCATTACCGACGAACAGGTCAGCATGCTGCACGCCCAGGGGGTTGCGGGTGAAATGTTGGGACATTTCTTCGACCATAGCGGCCAGCGCGTCTACAGCGAGCTGGATGCTCTGCTGACCAGCGTGCCGCTGCAAAGTGATAACCCGCGTAAGATCATCGCTTTTTCAGGTGGAATGCGAAAGTTTGCCGCCATCAAAGCAGCATTGACAGGCCGCTGGATGTCAGGCCTGGTGACGGATGAGAGTACAGCAGTGAGATTGTTGGGCGAGGAGTGAGGCGTTATTTACCCTCACCCCGGCCCTCTCCCGGAGGGAGAGGGGGAAACTGCTGAGGTGGAATCATGTTTATTCCCTCTCGCTTCAGGAGAGGGTTAGGGTGATGGATTACTTCAGCGAACCAGATAAGAACTGCTGCAGGCGGGCGCTTTTTGGGCTGCCAAACAGCTCTGCCGGGGGGCCTTCTTCCTCAATGCGCCCCTGATGCAGGAAGATGACGTGGCTGGAAACATGGCGGGCAAAATCCATCTCGTGGGTAACCACGACCATGGTTTTCCCCTCTTCTGCCAGCTTCTGCATAATGCGCAGGACTTCGCCCACCAGCTCCGGGTCGAGCGCCGAGGTGGGCTCATCAAACAGCAGCACTTCGGGCTCCATCGCCAGCGCGCGGGCGATGGAAACACGCTGCTGCTGGCCACCGGACAGATGCACCGGGTATTTAACGTACTGACGTTCGTCGATGCCGACTTTAGCCAGGTACTTAATCGCCCGCTCTTTTGATTCCTGCTTGCTCAGCCCGAGTACCTGAATAGGTGCTTCCATCACGTTTTCCAGTACCGTCATGTGGCTCCAAAGGTTGAAGTGCTGGAACACCATCGTCAGACGAGTACGCAGCAGACGCAGCTGGTTTTTGTCGGCCACTTTGAGCTGGCCGTCTTTGTCCCGCACCAGATTGATGTTCTGGTTGCTGACCACAATCGTGCCTTCGCTGGGTTTTTCAAGGAAGTTAATGCAGCGCAAAAAGGTACTTTTGCCCGAGCCAGACGAACCGATAATACTGATCACGTCCCCGGCGTTAGCCTTCAGAGACACCCCTTTGAGCACTTCATGTTCGCCGTAGCGTTTGTGCAGATCCGTTACGTTTAATTTAATTTCAGCCATCAGAAGTCACTCAGTGCGAAGCGGGTTTAACGTGCTGCAGCCAGCGCTTTTCCGCTTTGCGGAACAGGCTTATCAGCACATAAGAGATAATCAAATACAGCACGGCCGCGATGCCAAACGCGGTAAACGGCTGGTAGGTTGCGGAGTTGATATCACGGGCAATCTTGAGCAGATCCGGCACCGTGGCGGTAAACGCCAGCGCCGTAGAGTGCAGCATCAGGATCACTTCGTTGCTGTAGGCCGGCAGCGCGATACGCAGCGCGGAAGGCAGAATAATACAGCGGTACATTTTCACTTTTGAGAAGCCGTAAGCGCGCGCCGCCTCAATATCACCGTGCGGAACCGAGCGAATGGCACCGGCGAAAATCTCCGTGGTGTAGGCGCAAGTGTTCAGCGTTAACGCCAGCACGGTACAGTTCAGGCCGCTGCGGAAGAACGCGTTCAGCAATTCCGTCCCTTTGACAATCTCCAGCGTATACATGCCGGAATAGAACACCAGCAGCTGTACGTAAAGCGGCGTGCCGCGGAATACGTAGGTAAAGAGCCAGATGGGGAACGAAATAAACTTGTTGCTGGACACCCGCCCGATGGCGAGGAACAGCGCCAGAATCCCGCCCATCACCACGGACGTAATCAGCAGCCAGAGCGTAATGGCGACGCCCGTAAAGCGGTAACCGTCGGTCCACAGCAGCGACTGCCAGTAATCGTGAATAATATCGATCATAGCTCGGCCCTCTTCACGCCAACAGAATAGCGGCGTTCAAGCCAGAGCAGCACTCCGTTTGAAACCGTGGTAAAGACCAGGTAGATAATCCCGGCGACAATCGCAAAGTAGAACGGCTGCCAGGTGCTTTTCCCGGCGAGCTGCGTAGCTTTCACCACGTCTTCCAGGCCAAGCAGAGACACCAGCGCGGTGGCTTTCAGGATAACCTGCCAGTTGTTACCGATGCCCGGCAGTGCATAGCGCATCATCGCCGGGAACAGAATACGGCGGAAAGTTTGTGAGCCGGTAAAGCCAAAGGCGGTGGCCGCCTCAATATGGCCTTTCGGCACGGCAAGATAGGCGCCACGGAAGGTTTCAGTGAAATAAGCCCCGTAGATAAAACCGAGCGTGATGATCCCGGCGATCATTGGGTCGATATCAAACTGCGCCATCCCCAACGCGTCGGTAATGCTGTTGAGCAACATCTGCAGCCCATAGAAAATTAACAGCATCAGCACCAGGTCAGGCACGCCGCGAATCAGCGTGGTGTAGCCTTCAAACAGCAAAGCGAGCGGGCGATTTTTGGACAGTTTTGCGCCAGCACCGGCAAGCCCAATCAGCACGGAAAGGACAACCGAGGCGAGCGCCAGCTCAAGCGTAACCAGAGCCCCTTTAAAAATTACTTCGGAAAAGCCATACAACATGGTGCGTATCCTGTCGTCAGTGTTTGCTGCTACTTATTGGGCCCCGTCTGACGCGGGGCCTTTATCACCGGTAAGGCTTATTCACCATACACATTAAAATCAAAGTACGGCTTCGCTAACTTGTCGTAGGTGCCGTCTTTACGCATCTCCGCGAACGCCT
It includes:
- a CDS encoding sugar-binding transcriptional regulator, encoding MSREEKKQEQAARVAWMYYVAGMTQQDIARELGISRQVAQRLVSSAREQGMVTVKIAHPVARCLKLAQQVRERFGLEICRVVPSEGLDDEAIQQMLAVEGAEVMSQFIADEQPQVFGIGSGKTLRSIIDVLPWVERPQHHCVSMIGAIARDDSGTRYDMPLKMAEKMQGKYFFIPAPLYADNEEDRDMWCRHKIYQRVTDRALAANVAFLGVGEVDIGCPLNAEGFITDEQVSMLHAQGVAGEMLGHFFDHSGQRVYSELDALLTSVPLQSDNPRKIIAFSGGMRKFAAIKAALTGRWMSGLVTDESTAVRLLGEE
- the hisP gene encoding histidine ABC transporter ATP-binding protein HisP, with product MAEIKLNVTDLHKRYGEHEVLKGVSLKANAGDVISIIGSSGSGKSTFLRCINFLEKPSEGTIVVSNQNINLVRDKDGQLKVADKNQLRLLRTRLTMVFQHFNLWSHMTVLENVMEAPIQVLGLSKQESKERAIKYLAKVGIDERQYVKYPVHLSGGQQQRVSIARALAMEPEVLLFDEPTSALDPELVGEVLRIMQKLAEEGKTMVVVTHEMDFARHVSSHVIFLHQGRIEEEGPPAELFGSPKSARLQQFLSGSLK
- a CDS encoding ABC transporter permease yields the protein MIDIIHDYWQSLLWTDGYRFTGVAITLWLLITSVVMGGILALFLAIGRVSSNKFISFPIWLFTYVFRGTPLYVQLLVFYSGMYTLEIVKGTELLNAFFRSGLNCTVLALTLNTCAYTTEIFAGAIRSVPHGDIEAARAYGFSKVKMYRCIILPSALRIALPAYSNEVILMLHSTALAFTATVPDLLKIARDINSATYQPFTAFGIAAVLYLIISYVLISLFRKAEKRWLQHVKPASH
- a CDS encoding histidine ABC transporter permease HisQ, giving the protein MLYGFSEVIFKGALVTLELALASVVLSVLIGLAGAGAKLSKNRPLALLFEGYTTLIRGVPDLVLMLLIFYGLQMLLNSITDALGMAQFDIDPMIAGIITLGFIYGAYFTETFRGAYLAVPKGHIEAATAFGFTGSQTFRRILFPAMMRYALPGIGNNWQVILKATALVSLLGLEDVVKATQLAGKSTWQPFYFAIVAGIIYLVFTTVSNGVLLWLERRYSVGVKRAEL